The following are encoded together in the Kwoniella europaea PYCC6329 chromosome 1, complete sequence genome:
- a CDS encoding EKC/KEOPS complex subunit BUD32 has translation MSTPTSSYSYSPSTCYLERGELIKQGAEAKVFALSSLFPPPKIYNPSSPSSSSSSSTPSSSGVIIKYRFPKQYRHPSLDASLTASRLTFEARSLARAAKYGVTVPRVLWVDEKGGCIGLEKVEGWSVREVLGGGAEGEMEYQDEEEIELDIDTNDDERDVDVQGEGEVEEGNEGWDKLRELGVGRDHLMRSIGSALAKLHLTTIIHGDLTTSNMMIRLTPDNKSQPYEIVLIDFGLSSTAQFPENYAVDLYVLERAFASTHPKSEKLYAGVLEAYAKGLGEKKWKPIETKLKEVRKRGRKRDMTG, from the exons ATGTCAACCCCCACTTCTTCATATTCTTACTCGCCCTCAACGTGTTATCTAGAAAGAGGAGAACTCATAAAACAAGGTGCAGAAGCG AAAGTCTTTGCTCTATCgtctctcttccctcctccaaaGATATACAACCCATCCTCcccttcgtcttcctcttcttcctcaaccccatcttcatcagggGTAATAATCAAATACCGTTTCCCCAAACAATATCGACACCCCTCCCTCGACGCTTCCCTAACAGCTTCGAGGTTGACATTCGAAGCTCGTTCACTAGCTAGAGCAGCGAAATACGGAGTGACAGTTCCGAGGGTATTGTGGGTTGATGAAAAGGGGGGATGTATAGGTTTGGAGAAAGTGGAGGGATGGAGTGTCAGGGAGGTGCTTGGTGGTGGAGCTGAGGGAGAGATGGAGtatcaggatgaagaagagatcgaattggatattgataccaatgacgatgagagagatgttgatgttcagggggagggggaggtcgaagaagggaatgaaggatgggataagTTGAGGGAATTAGGAGTgggacgag ACCACCTCATGCGATCGATAGGCTCAGCATTAGCTAAATTACATCTAACAACTATCATTCACGGTGATTTGACTACATCAAATATGATGATTAGGTTAACTCCGGATAACAAATCACAGCCTTATGAGATT GTATTGATAGATTTCGGATTATCGTCGACTGCTCAATTCCCAGAGAATTACGCTGTAGATCTATATGTGTTGGAACGAGCGTTCGCTTCTACCCATCCGAAATCTGAGAAATTGTATGCTGGT GTACTTGAAGCTTATGCCAAAGGGTtgggagagaagaaatggaaacCCATAGAAacaaagttgaaagaag TGcggaagagaggaaggaaaagagatatGACTGGATGA